One region of Edaphobacter bradus genomic DNA includes:
- a CDS encoding DUF962 domain-containing protein — MSESSEFPNFDSFFRFYVRQHSHPGNRLLHAIGTVSGIVVVIAAFATHHPWYALLSPVVAYGFAWTGHFLIEGNKPATFGHPLWSFLGDFRMLGLMLTGRLNPYLDRSA, encoded by the coding sequence ATGAGTGAATCTTCGGAATTTCCAAATTTTGACAGCTTCTTTCGCTTCTACGTGCGGCAGCATAGCCACCCGGGGAATCGCCTGCTGCATGCCATCGGAACGGTGAGCGGGATCGTCGTCGTCATCGCGGCCTTCGCTACGCATCATCCGTGGTATGCGCTTCTGTCGCCGGTTGTTGCGTATGGATTTGCCTGGACGGGGCACTTCCTGATTGAAGGCAACAAGCCAGCGACGTTTGGGCATCCGCTGTGGTCGTTCCTGGGGGACTTCCGCATGCTCGGCCTGATGCTGACCGGGCGGCTCAATCCCTATCTCGATCGCAGCGCGTGA